Proteins encoded by one window of Metamycoplasma subdolum:
- a CDS encoding leucine-rich repeat protein, with amino-acid sequence MKLKKILIATLTIVPTVALISASCGNTQNLDALKDFISKTKLSDILDGAEQVDSPKKAEDLEEGKKQVSNKAVDEFNKALDEAKKVNDESNAKQALDKLKKAIENLKNAIVVGKMKLVGDLGRLRNWLNDNTADKLLEGVEVVDVLSKPDPTTIPTGLKQIQKIEKDKFVEVWNKLDKITEEDKAKAGLTELSDAVKALKAAIVVGTKEMPLGWFDPKDEAISENILNKYFTVNKEGTLTKKSGTSLQNIKKEVARLIIPGTLNGKQIKKIGSYLFYETDKIKDVIFKEKIEETYSLVFGSSKVRRVVFLKNVDKTGNGIFDIANPAINHKFLEVAFSDDQEFTTYTEKDRSTFMNAKISKLVKLGKISQVPENFFFNAEIDELRLPETVTKIHVDGFKNAKIDKLIIKKDLYLANSAAFAKAHINQIEWIGGGAATPQLDKLLNLINDSTVDKILHKGRKAKILDSTSKPSADTLYKDWKVVLKSAVTTYEAALAEARAVKDESKADAAIAKLNLAIDAFKAEIVVGTKEFDGYFTDGELQTSIELLEKYLNVDGTTLSTNNENKYLKEENGKMHLSKLVIPNELGGREIDEVHQAILRDLTFVDDVVFTNKFDAIYYASFQKSKFKRVIFLDNINLLGQQTFDGCDIDEVIFAENQGDFSTKPGAEIHKIKWFKNAKIGKLVKLGKITTIGALVFDNAQIGELRLPETVTTIDKTAFQNATINKLIIKKSTYEANEAKILQANIATIEFIEGGSPVKKPNLKKLYTLLLSPEADVNEILRDVEVLDQPNKPNSSEVASGKKVVRKLAKEEYIAAYNEALAVNDESKADATIAKLQAAIQKLKDEIVTGVGSWKNQLKDLIYSAEINVILKEVEILSETIVTKPNPDEIEKGVKAILWSDKEAYKKVLDEAKLAQNDEVKAKDAFDKLKAAIQDLKTKFIIGTHEGPIIPADAPYTLQDLEKSIEIINTYLGVDSSNLMLVKAYGAKYLKDYKGGTIEKFVLPKWIRGSQNNQKDKKFKWNSIWQGVFNDVKYIKELIICPRIEASEYQGFGYNSKFEVVRFLENVDRIHSEMFADTQIQELIFSDNQTDFDTEGEYYKGNAFSHANIGKLVKLGKITKIPAFFFASSNIGELRLPETVKEINYTAFQNATINKLVISKALYLNHKDALAQAKEIKTIEFIEGGSPTATPKLDALKTYISENTPTIVFKNVILTDAAPVASEIEKGKKGLKKSDAKLFEDAYNKAFNLTDEAQADAVLAEFKAAKTAVESAMVAGTKVATPNLDALKELIKNSSVDKLLAGVDQVDVPKAASELEKGKKQIAKSEVTKYEAALNTAKEVTEEDKALAAKQTLQNAIDTLKSKIVEGIKVSTPNLDALRELIKNSSVDKLLVGVDQVDTPKAASELEKGKKQIAKSEVTKYEAALAEANKVNDESKALAAKQTLQNAIDTLKSKIVEGIKVSTPNLDALRELIKNSSVDKLLVGVDQVDTPKAASELEKGKKQIAKSEVTKYEAALAEANKVNDESKALAAKQTLQNAIDTLKSKIVEGIKVSTPNLDALRELIKNSSVDTLLAGVEVLNIPNKPAADTIEKGKKVIRLSAKTTYESALNTAKAVNEESKALAAKQTLQNAIDALKAEIVTGTKEGLISTKDREDSDKFITEYMRNSGQVLTIKASGKDYFDYLNGEHPTLPKLVFKNNLTMGGQEINKIDILRFRKTTFIESIYIEMENVILGRLGPAYISSKSSLNLKKLVIMNPKATLTIEDNNLSYLNVDELVLPENITLGDGAFENSNIKKLVIKKSTYEANKLEFLKAKIDVVEFTDGGFGTPKLDRLKSILLENTIAKFKIKDGILDPETVTIKDALDDPSTYNKKTFQILKSEVDKYEAVWNELNKISDESKVQDAEFKKLEDAKAALEVARKEGTKKTNVDLLNEYLKTVRKYALISSGILKDVEIVDAASLDPTTYNKGTFKVLKKDVDEYEKAWKKAKSISDEDKAIQAKKDAENAYALLKTKIVEGQKV; translated from the coding sequence ATGAAACTCAAAAAAATATTGATCGCAACATTGACAATTGTGCCTACTGTTGCATTAATTTCTGCAAGTTGTGGAAACACCCAAAACTTGGACGCTCTAAAAGATTTTATTTCTAAAACAAAACTTTCAGACATCCTTGATGGTGCAGAACAAGTTGACAGTCCTAAGAAGGCTGAAGACCTTGAAGAAGGAAAAAAACAAGTTTCAAATAAAGCAGTTGATGAATTTAACAAAGCTTTAGATGAAGCTAAAAAAGTAAACGACGAATCAAATGCTAAACAAGCATTGGATAAACTTAAAAAAGCAATTGAAAACCTTAAAAACGCAATCGTAGTCGGAAAGATGAAATTAGTTGGTGATTTAGGAAGACTTAGAAACTGACTAAACGATAACACTGCCGACAAATTATTAGAAGGTGTTGAAGTAGTTGATGTTCTTAGCAAACCTGATCCAACCACTATTCCAACCGGTTTAAAACAAATACAAAAAATAGAAAAAGATAAATTTGTTGAAGTATGAAACAAACTTGACAAAATCACAGAAGAAGATAAAGCAAAAGCTGGATTAACTGAACTTTCAGATGCAGTTAAAGCTTTAAAAGCAGCAATTGTTGTTGGAACCAAAGAAATGCCACTTGGATGATTTGACCCAAAAGATGAAGCAATTAGTGAAAACATTTTAAACAAATACTTTACAGTTAATAAAGAAGGAACTTTAACTAAAAAGTCTGGAACTTCATTACAAAACATAAAAAAAGAAGTTGCTAGATTAATTATTCCTGGAACACTTAATGGAAAACAAATCAAAAAAATTGGTTCTTATCTATTTTATGAAACTGATAAAATTAAAGATGTTATTTTTAAAGAAAAAATTGAAGAAACATATAGCTTAGTATTTGGATCATCAAAAGTTAGGAGAGTTGTTTTCTTAAAAAATGTTGACAAAACTGGAAATGGTATTTTTGATATTGCTAACCCTGCAATAAATCATAAATTCTTAGAAGTTGCATTCTCAGATGACCAAGAGTTTACAACTTACACCGAAAAAGATCGTTCAACATTTATGAATGCAAAGATTTCAAAACTTGTTAAACTTGGAAAAATTTCTCAAGTACCAGAAAACTTTTTCTTTAATGCTGAAATTGATGAACTTAGATTGCCTGAAACTGTAACTAAAATTCATGTTGATGGATTTAAAAATGCAAAAATTGATAAATTAATTATCAAAAAAGATCTATATTTAGCTAATTCTGCTGCTTTTGCAAAAGCACATATTAATCAAATTGAATGAATTGGTGGCGGAGCTGCAACTCCTCAACTTGACAAACTTTTAAACTTAATTAATGATTCTACTGTAGATAAGATTTTACACAAAGGTAGAAAAGCAAAAATTCTAGATTCAACCTCTAAGCCAAGTGCTGACACACTTTATAAAGATTGAAAAGTTGTTCTAAAATCTGCTGTTACAACTTATGAAGCGGCACTTGCAGAAGCAAGAGCTGTAAAAGATGAAAGCAAAGCTGATGCTGCTATTGCAAAACTTAACTTAGCAATTGATGCCTTTAAAGCCGAAATTGTTGTTGGCACTAAAGAATTTGATGGTTACTTTACTGACGGTGAACTTCAAACTAGCATTGAACTTCTTGAAAAATATTTAAATGTTGATGGAACAACACTATCAACTAACAATGAAAATAAATACTTGAAAGAAGAAAACGGTAAAATGCATCTTTCAAAACTTGTAATTCCAAATGAACTTGGCGGAAGAGAAATTGATGAAGTGCACCAAGCGATATTAAGAGATTTAACATTTGTTGATGATGTTGTATTCACTAACAAATTTGATGCAATTTATTATGCATCATTTCAAAAATCAAAATTCAAGAGAGTTATTTTCTTAGACAATATTAATTTATTAGGTCAACAAACTTTTGATGGTTGCGACATTGACGAAGTAATTTTTGCTGAAAATCAAGGTGACTTTAGCACTAAACCAGGCGCAGAAATTCATAAAATTAAATGATTCAAGAATGCAAAAATTGGCAAATTAGTAAAATTAGGAAAGATTACTACTATTGGTGCTCTAGTATTTGACAATGCACAAATTGGTGAACTAAGATTACCAGAAACTGTTACTACTATTGATAAAACTGCATTCCAAAATGCAACAATTAATAAATTAATTATTAAAAAATCAACATATGAAGCAAATGAAGCCAAAATTTTACAAGCTAACATTGCTACTATTGAATTTATTGAAGGTGGATCACCTGTTAAAAAACCAAATCTAAAAAAACTTTATACCTTACTGCTTAGTCCCGAAGCTGATGTAAATGAAATCTTAAGAGATGTAGAAGTATTAGATCAACCTAATAAACCAAATAGTTCAGAAGTTGCATCGGGCAAAAAAGTGGTTCGTAAACTAGCAAAAGAAGAGTATATTGCCGCTTACAATGAAGCTCTTGCTGTAAATGATGAATCAAAAGCAGATGCTACAATTGCAAAACTTCAAGCTGCAATCCAAAAATTAAAAGATGAAATTGTTACTGGCGTTGGTTCTTGAAAAAATCAATTAAAAGATTTAATTTATTCTGCAGAAATTAATGTAATTTTAAAAGAAGTTGAAATTTTATCAGAAACTATTGTCACAAAACCAAACCCTGATGAAATTGAAAAAGGTGTTAAGGCTATTTTATGAAGCGATAAAGAAGCCTATAAAAAAGTACTTGATGAAGCAAAACTTGCTCAAAATGATGAAGTTAAAGCAAAAGACGCTTTTGATAAATTAAAAGCAGCAATACAAGATCTTAAAACTAAATTTATAATAGGAACTCACGAAGGGCCAATTATTCCTGCAGATGCCCCTTATACATTACAAGATTTAGAAAAAAGTATTGAAATTATTAACACTTATTTAGGTGTTGATTCAAGTAACTTAATGCTAGTCAAAGCATATGGTGCTAAATATCTTAAAGATTATAAAGGTGGAACAATTGAAAAATTTGTCTTGCCAAAATGAATTAGAGGATCACAAAATAATCAAAAAGATAAAAAATTCAAATGAAATTCTATTTGACAAGGAGTATTTAATGACGTTAAATATATTAAAGAATTAATAATTTGTCCAAGAATTGAAGCAAGCGAATATCAGGGATTTGGATATAATTCTAAATTTGAAGTTGTTAGATTTTTAGAAAACGTTGATAGAATTCATTCTGAAATGTTTGCAGATACTCAAATTCAAGAACTTATTTTCTCAGATAATCAAACTGATTTTGATACAGAAGGTGAATATTACAAAGGCAATGCTTTCAGTCACGCAAACATTGGCAAATTAGTTAAACTTGGAAAAATTACAAAAATACCAGCGTTCTTTTTTGCCTCATCAAATATTGGCGAACTAAGATTACCTGAAACTGTAAAAGAAATTAATTACACTGCATTCCAAAATGCAACAATTAATAAATTAGTTATTAGCAAAGCACTTTATTTAAATCATAAAGATGCACTTGCTCAAGCAAAAGAAATCAAAACTATTGAATTTATTGAAGGCGGCTCACCTACAGCTACTCCAAAGCTTGATGCCCTTAAAACATACATTTCAGAAAATACCCCTACCATCGTGTTTAAAAATGTTATTTTAACTGACGCAGCCCCTGTTGCAAGTGAAATTGAAAAAGGCAAAAAAGGTCTTAAAAAGTCAGATGCCAAATTATTTGAAGATGCTTACAACAAAGCATTTAATTTAACTGATGAAGCACAAGCAGATGCAGTACTTGCTGAATTTAAAGCCGCTAAAACTGCAGTTGAATCAGCTATGGTTGCTGGTACTAAAGTTGCTACCCCTAATTTAGATGCTCTAAAAGAATTAATTAAAAATTCTTCAGTAGACAAACTTTTAGCTGGTGTTGACCAAGTTGATGTGCCAAAAGCTGCAAGCGAACTTGAAAAAGGTAAAAAACAAATTGCAAAATCAGAAGTTACTAAATATGAAGCAGCACTTAATACTGCAAAAGAAGTAACTGAAGAAGATAAAGCTTTAGCAGCAAAACAAACCTTACAAAATGCAATTGATACTTTAAAATCAAAAATAGTTGAAGGAATAAAAGTTTCAACTCCAAACTTAGATGCTTTAAGAGAATTAATTAAAAATTCATCTGTTGACAAACTTTTAGTAGGCGTTGACCAAGTTGATACACCTAAAGCAGCAAGCGAACTTGAAAAAGGTAAAAAACAAATTGCAAAATCAGAAGTTACTAAATATGAAGCAGCACTTGCTGAAGCAAATAAAGTAAATGATGAAAGCAAAGCTTTAGCAGCAAAACAAACCTTACAAAATGCAATTGATACTTTAAAATCAAAAATAGTTGAAGGAATAAAAGTTTCAACTCCAAACTTAGATGCCTTAAGAGAATTAATTAAAAATTCATCTGTTGACAAACTTTTAGTAGGCGTTGACCAAGTTGATACACCTAAAGCAGCAAGCGAACTTGAAAAAGGTAAAAAACAAATTGCAAAATCAGAAGTTACTAAATATGAAGCAGCACTTGCTGAAGCAAATAAAGTAAATGATGAAAGCAAAGCTTTAGCAGCAAAACAAACCTTACAAAATGCAATTGATACTTTAAAATCAAAAATAGTTGAAGGAATAAAAGTTTCAACTCCAAACTTAGATGCCTTAAGAGAATTAATTAAAAACTCTTCAGTTGATACATTACTTGCAGGAGTAGAAGTATTAAATATTCCAAATAAACCAGCAGCTGACACTATTGAAAAAGGTAAAAAAGTTATTAGATTAAGTGCAAAAACTACTTATGAATCTGCACTTAACACTGCCAAAGCAGTTAATGAAGAAAGTAAAGCTTTAGCAGCAAAACAAACCTTGCAAAATGCAATTGATGCTTTAAAAGCTGAAATTGTTACTGGTACTAAAGAAGGTCTAATTAGTACAAAAGATAGAGAAGATAGCGATAAATTTATTACTGAATATATGAGAAATAGCGGTCAAGTATTAACTATCAAAGCTTCAGGCAAGGATTATTTTGACTATTTAAATGGTGAACATCCAACATTGCCAAAATTAGTATTTAAAAATAATTTAACTATGGGCGGACAAGAAATCAATAAAATTGATATTCTAAGATTTAGAAAAACAACATTTATTGAAAGCATATACATAGAAATGGAAAATGTAATATTAGGTAGACTTGGTCCAGCATATATTAGTTCAAAGTCAAGTTTAAACTTAAAAAAACTTGTAATTATGAATCCAAAAGCTACACTCACAATTGAAGATAACAACTTATCATATCTTAATGTAGATGAATTAGTATTGCCAGAAAATATAACTCTTGGTGATGGTGCATTTGAAAATTCAAATATTAAAAAATTAGTAATCAAAAAATCAACATATGAAGCAAATAAACTTGAATTTTTAAAAGCAAAAATTGATGTTGTTGAATTTACTGATGGTGGATTTGGCACACCAAAACTTGATAGATTAAAATCTATATTATTAGAAAATACTATTGCAAAGTTTAAAATAAAAGATGGAATTTTAGATCCAGAAACAGTTACAATTAAAGACGCTTTAGATGATCCTTCTACTTACAATAAAAAAACATTTCAAATTCTAAAATCAGAAGTTGATAAATATGAAGCAGTATGAAATGAACTAAATAAAATTTCTGATGAAAGCAAAGTTCAAGATGCTGAATTTAAAAAACTTGAAGATGCTAAGGCTGCTTTAGAGGTCGCAAGAAAAGAAGGAACCAAAAAAACCAACGTTGACCTTCTTAATGAATATTTAAAAACAGTTAGAAAATATGCTTTAATTTCAAGTGGAATTTTAAAAGATGTTGAAATTGTTGATGCAGCATCATTAGATCCTACAACATATAATAAAGGAACATTTAAGGTTCTTAAAAAAGATGTAGATGAATATGAAAAAGCTTGAAAAAAAGCTAAAAGTATTTCTGATGAAGACAAAGCAATTCAAGCTAAAAAAGATGCAGAAAATGCCTACGCTTTATTAAAAACTAAAATTGTTGAAGGACAAAAAGTTTAA
- a CDS encoding substrate-binding domain-containing protein → MKKSKILLGLLSTPIVISMPLIALSCGDGDKPNPGNETGVKWEDSGITQAIAGQGSSSVVPIISKIAELSGGNLQYKSTGSGGGFKSMNKATPEQQFGMTSSSKTPADGKSWENKNLRTVTWALDAIGLAIHLPDGYKTKNDETPIVDIKELAKAYNGEKVKWKVLVANLDAPGDDDAVVFGREGGKGASGTADGFMSKLVKLGGITFTGTAEEQKAKEKEYENHKPLKAENLTPEANSAAFNVVKEKVGITYVSLGFGVKNANDTVKLAKVKISESEIWEPKMENVTAGTYKWTRPFNIIFDKTNEDSVKFVKFLLSEKVQAFIKSLDFVELTKEQQDLQKDLTKSDAELFASIKDQPDVLKKFKTVGSNQEAYGLKI, encoded by the coding sequence ATGAAAAAATCTAAAATTTTATTAGGTTTACTTTCAACCCCTATTGTTATTTCAATGCCGCTAATTGCTTTAAGTTGTGGCGACGGAGATAAACCAAATCCAGGCAATGAGACTGGAGTAAAATGAGAAGATTCAGGAATTACACAAGCTATTGCAGGACAAGGATCAAGTTCTGTTGTTCCTATTATTAGTAAAATTGCTGAACTTTCAGGCGGAAACTTACAATATAAATCAACCGGCTCAGGTGGTGGTTTCAAATCAATGAACAAAGCTACTCCAGAACAACAATTTGGAATGACAAGTTCAAGCAAAACCCCTGCTGATGGCAAAAGTTGAGAAAACAAAAATTTAAGAACTGTTACATGAGCACTTGATGCTATTGGTCTTGCAATTCACCTACCTGATGGATATAAAACCAAAAATGATGAAACCCCTATTGTTGACATCAAAGAACTTGCTAAAGCATATAATGGTGAAAAAGTTAAATGAAAAGTACTTGTTGCTAACTTGGACGCTCCTGGTGATGACGATGCTGTTGTATTTGGCCGTGAAGGTGGGAAAGGTGCATCAGGAACCGCTGATGGCTTCATGAGCAAACTTGTTAAATTAGGTGGAATCACATTCACAGGAACCGCTGAAGAACAAAAAGCTAAGGAAAAAGAATACGAAAATCATAAACCTCTAAAAGCAGAAAACTTAACTCCAGAAGCTAACTCAGCAGCATTCAATGTTGTTAAAGAAAAAGTTGGTATTACTTATGTATCATTGGGTTTTGGTGTTAAAAATGCAAACGACACTGTTAAACTTGCTAAAGTAAAAATTAGTGAATCAGAAATTTGAGAACCAAAAATGGAAAATGTTACTGCTGGAACATACAAATGAACTAGACCATTCAACATCATTTTTGATAAAACAAACGAAGATTCAGTTAAATTTGTTAAATTTTTACTAAGCGAAAAAGTACAAGCATTTATTAAATCACTTGACTTTGTTGAATTAACAAAAGAACAACAAGACTTACAAAAAGATTTAACAAAAAGTGATGCAGAATTATTTGCTTCAATCAAAGACCAACCAGATGTTTTAAAGAAATTTAAAACTGTTGGAAGCAACCAAGAAGCTTACGGTTTAAAAATTTAA
- the pstA gene encoding phosphate ABC transporter permease PstA, whose translation MNNKTIGKSMQKDLALKIIIFIISCFSIIALVAMFSFILKKAFPAMKVNWKTIFFSSNIREGYGIWGSLVVSLITSIGAVLIALPISIRIAIFIRYRLTRFGRFFRVIIDILAGVPSIIYGVFALNSLGKLSGFISGTKTNITIFNAIIMLAIMIIPTMVSLITNQLYLVSDKQIESSVALGNTKTRAIYTVSLKSIKSGIYVAAIVALGRAIGETMATSILLNATTPANPFEKGFGLFNESYKSLATAIAGFMFTDSSDETVVEHAFAMGLSLFIIVMILVALVTRLSTKKTIKVRRPYSKKDAKSIILDTIKLPFTCIYYVFHYIGFAIRFILTNISYAISLLFRQIAVKVFKIKKERHIHNTKIFHLSMCWFFEIICALLVTSIVLWILVDIIAIGAPKLQSWDFNYKRNGIMNSLIWTLLLILITIILTFPLALFTALFLAEYAKDKWYGKLIKFFLDSLGGTPSILFGIFGMVMFLEVMNIKGTASTSLMAGSLTMVLVILPTYTRSIEQVISNIPQELRDSSLALGAGKWETIRKIVLPLAISGIISGTILSISRIISETAPIFLTLGMTFNPKYGLLNHGQTLTTWILENQVHGITSMEHRIGQSYKFAFVTIFIITLLIIFSYSIEPIMNLIKSKRKKRFNKNILKLEEKEEKVEVKNG comes from the coding sequence TTGAACAACAAAACAATTGGCAAAAGTATGCAAAAAGACTTGGCTTTGAAAATAATAATTTTCATTATTTCTTGTTTTTCAATTATTGCACTAGTTGCCATGTTTAGTTTTATTCTGAAAAAAGCTTTCCCTGCTATGAAAGTAAATTGAAAAACAATTTTCTTTTCAAGCAATATTCGTGAAGGATATGGAATTTGAGGCTCACTTGTAGTTAGTTTAATTACTAGTATTGGCGCTGTTTTAATTGCTTTGCCAATTTCAATTAGAATTGCCATTTTTATTAGATATAGGTTAACTAGATTTGGAAGATTTTTTAGAGTAATTATTGACATTCTAGCTGGTGTTCCAAGTATTATTTATGGGGTTTTTGCCTTAAATTCATTAGGCAAACTTTCTGGTTTTATTTCAGGTACCAAAACGAATATTACTATCTTTAATGCAATCATAATGCTTGCAATTATGATTATTCCTACTATGGTTTCACTTATCACTAACCAACTTTATTTAGTTTCAGATAAACAAATTGAATCATCGGTTGCACTTGGAAATACTAAAACTAGAGCAATTTACACCGTTTCTTTAAAATCAATCAAATCAGGAATTTATGTTGCAGCAATTGTGGCCCTTGGCCGGGCAATTGGTGAAACAATGGCAACATCAATTCTATTAAATGCTACAACTCCAGCTAATCCTTTTGAAAAAGGATTCGGACTTTTCAATGAAAGTTATAAATCACTTGCAACAGCAATTGCTGGCTTTATGTTTACAGATAGTAGTGACGAAACTGTTGTTGAACATGCTTTTGCTATGGGATTAAGTCTTTTTATAATTGTTATGATCTTAGTTGCTTTAGTTACAAGACTTTCAACTAAAAAAACAATTAAAGTTAGACGCCCTTATTCTAAAAAAGATGCAAAATCCATTATTTTAGATACAATTAAACTTCCTTTTACATGCATTTATTATGTTTTCCATTATATTGGATTTGCAATTCGCTTTATTTTAACAAATATCTCTTATGCAATAAGCTTACTTTTCAGGCAAATTGCTGTGAAGGTTTTTAAAATCAAAAAAGAAAGACATATTCATAACACTAAAATTTTTCATCTTTCAATGTGCTGATTTTTTGAAATAATTTGTGCTCTTTTAGTCACTTCAATTGTGCTTTGAATTTTAGTTGATATTATTGCAATTGGTGCTCCAAAACTTCAATCTTGAGACTTCAATTACAAGCGAAATGGAATAATGAACTCTTTGATTTGGACGCTTCTTTTAATTTTAATAACTATAATTTTAACTTTCCCGCTTGCTTTATTTACGGCACTATTTCTGGCCGAATATGCTAAGGATAAATGGTACGGAAAACTTATTAAGTTTTTCCTTGACTCACTCGGAGGAACTCCAAGCATATTGTTTGGTATCTTTGGTATGGTGATGTTTTTAGAAGTTATGAATATCAAAGGAACGGCAAGTACAAGTTTAATGGCAGGTTCTTTAACGATGGTTTTGGTTATACTTCCAACTTATACAAGAAGTATTGAACAAGTTATTTCAAATATACCACAAGAACTTCGCGATTCGTCTCTTGCTCTTGGAGCAGGAAAATGAGAAACTATTAGAAAAATTGTTCTTCCCTTAGCAATCTCAGGAATAATTTCAGGAACAATTTTATCAATTTCAAGAATAATCAGTGAAACTGCCCCTATTTTCTTAACACTAGGTATGACTTTTAATCCAAAATATGGACTTTTAAATCACGGTCAAACTCTAACTACTTGAATATTAGAAAATCAAGTTCATGGAATTACAAGCATGGAACATAGAATTGGCCAATCTTATAAATTTGCTTTTGTAACAATATTTATAATCACGCTTTTAATAATATTCTCATATAGCATTGAACCGATTATGAATCTTATTAAAAGCAAAAGGAAAAAGAGATTTAATAAAAACATTTTAAAACTTGAAGAAAAAGAAGAAAAAGTGGAGGTTAAAAATGGATAA
- a CDS encoding phosphate ABC transporter ATP-binding protein has translation MDNIFEVKNLDFYYNKKQNHALKNININIPKHQVTAFIGPSGCGKSTFIRCFNLMNDLIPNTNIEGEIIFNDINIVNRKKTFGEWLKSLFKRNKNKDKDKEKEKTKPAQKRISPIEIRSRIGMVFQKPTPFPMSIYDNIAYGPRSNGIKNPKELNVIVKEALENAALWEEVKDRLGDDAASLSGGQQQRLCIARAIALKPDVLLMDEPTSALDPIATAKIEELIDKLRQNYTIIIVTHSMQQAARISDLTAFFYMGELIEFDKTSVIFTNPKEKLTADYINGKMG, from the coding sequence ATGGATAATATCTTTGAAGTAAAAAATCTTGATTTTTATTACAATAAAAAACAAAATCATGCTTTAAAAAACATTAATATCAATATTCCAAAACATCAAGTTACAGCCTTTATTGGCCCAAGTGGATGCGGCAAAAGTACATTCATTAGATGCTTTAATTTAATGAATGATTTAATTCCTAATACAAACATTGAAGGTGAAATTATTTTCAATGACATTAACATAGTTAATCGTAAAAAAACCTTTGGCGAATGATTAAAATCGCTTTTTAAAAGAAATAAAAACAAAGACAAAGATAAAGAAAAAGAAAAGACAAAACCTGCACAAAAAAGAATTTCTCCTATTGAAATAAGAAGTAGAATCGGCATGGTTTTTCAAAAGCCAACACCTTTTCCAATGTCAATTTATGACAATATAGCATATGGGCCAAGAAGCAACGGAATTAAAAATCCAAAAGAACTCAATGTTATTGTTAAAGAAGCGTTAGAAAATGCTGCTCTTTGAGAAGAGGTTAAAGATAGACTTGGAGATGATGCTGCAAGTTTAAGTGGTGGCCAACAACAACGTCTTTGTATAGCACGTGCTATTGCATTAAAACCTGATGTTTTATTAATGGATGAACCAACTAGTGCACTAGATCCAATTGCAACTGCCAAAATTGAAGAATTAATTGATAAACTACGTCAAAACTATACAATTATTATAGTTACTCACTCAATGCAACAAGCAGCAAGAATTAGTGATTTAACCGCCTTTTTCTACATGGGTGAATTAATAGAATTTGATAAAACAAGTGTAATCTTTACTAACCCGAAAGAAAAATTAACAGCTGATTATATCAACGGAAAGATGGGGTAA
- the phoU gene encoding phosphate signaling complex protein PhoU: protein MPNSIVTNEILRIKQRIINLSNLVLSQHEKAYKALIEHDEKLAKEVIEGDLKVDAEMDGIKNDISFVLTKEPLAKYLRRSVSYLIISKELERLGDYAKHIARFIINIQKPSASSIRRIKDIYDAVLNMMQELSDNINEERNERILKLVENDDLVDTKTLEVNRELIVSFSKRKHTEEEISERVYLLNLVNSLERAGDHIVNICESLYYIINGNYIKL, encoded by the coding sequence ATGCCAAACTCAATTGTAACAAATGAAATTTTAAGAATCAAACAAAGAATCATTAATCTTTCAAATTTAGTCCTTTCACAACACGAAAAGGCTTATAAAGCTTTAATTGAACATGATGAAAAACTTGCTAAAGAAGTTATTGAAGGTGATTTGAAAGTTGATGCTGAAATGGATGGAATCAAAAACGATATTAGCTTTGTTTTAACCAAAGAACCTTTGGCTAAATATTTAAGAAGATCAGTTTCTTATTTAATAATCTCAAAAGAGCTTGAAAGGCTAGGTGACTATGCAAAGCATATTGCTAGATTTATTATAAATATTCAAAAGCCAAGTGCAAGTTCAATTAGAAGAATCAAAGATATTTATGACGCTGTTTTAAACATGATGCAGGAATTAAGCGACAACATCAATGAAGAAAGAAATGAAAGAATTTTGAAATTAGTTGAAAATGATGATTTAGTGGATACTAAAACACTTGAAGTCAATCGCGAATTAATTGTTTCTTTTTCAAAAAGAAAACACACAGAAGAAGAAATCAGCGAACGTGTTTACTTGCTTAATCTAGTAAATAGTTTAGAAAGAGCTGGAGATCACATCGTAAATATTTGTGAATCTTTATACTATATCATTAATGGAAATTATATAAAGTTGTAA